The region CATCAAACAAAATACGATTCATAATTTTGTTGGCATTTCCTAAACCTTTGATGATATCCATTCCTGAATGCCCTCCATTTAAACCTTTTACAGCAATTGTAAATCCAGTTGTATTCTTAGGGGTTTCTTCTTCTTTATAGGTTCTGGTAGCGGTTACATCTACACCACCGGCGCAACCAATTCCGATTTCATCATCTTCTTCGGTATCTAAATTTAACAAGATTTCACCCTTTAATATACCTCCTTCTAAACCCATAGCTCCCGTCATTCCGGTTTCTTCATCAATGGTAAATAAAGCTTCAATTTCTGGATGTTGAATATCTGTAGAAGACAAAACTGCCATAATTGCAGCAACCCCCAAACCATTATCTGCACCTAAAGTGGTGCCTTTTGCTTTTACCCAATCTCCATCTACAGACATTTTAATGCCTTCTTTATCAAAATCGAAAACAGTATCTGCATTTTTTTGATGCACCATGTCTAAATGCCCTTGCAGCACAATGGTTTTTCTAGTTTCCATGCCCAACGTTGCTGGTTTTTTTATGATGACGTTGCCAACACTATCAACAAAAGTATCGAGGTTTAATTTTTTGCCAAAATCAACCATAAACTGGATAATTCTTTCCTCTTTTTTAGAAGGTCTCGGAACAGCATTTAAATCTGCAAAATGATTCCAAACTGCTTTTGGTTCTATATTTCTAATCTCTTGACTCATGATATTATCTTTAAAATTGGTGCATCAAAAGTACAGTTTTTAAAGACCAAAAAAAAGCCCTCTGAAGAAAGAAGGCTTTTTATAGTTTTAATTTATTTAGTTGATTTCTATGATTACATCCTCAAGATTTTTACGAACCTTTTTCAAATCTTTCATATAGTCATCATCGGCTCTAAAACCAACAGGTAAAGCTAACGTGGCGGTTAAATTTTGTGCATCTAAGTTTAAAACTTCATCATATTTTTCAGGAATAAAACCTTCCATTGGGCAAGAATCTATTTTTTCTAAAGCGCAAATTGTAAGTAAATTACCTAAAGCTAAATAGGCTTGGTTTTTGTTCCAGGCAAATAATTCGGCTTGTGTTTTTTTCTCAATTTCAGCAGTTAAAAATTTTTTAAAAGGATTCATTACCGAATCTGGAGTTGCTCTAACCTTTTTTACTAAATTAAAATAATTTTCAACTTCTTTGCTGCTATATTCTTTTGGAATGCAAATAACAAGAAGATGCGAAGCTTCTAAAACTTGTGGTTGATTGTAAGAATGTACAACTAATTCTTTTTGAATGTCTTTATTCTTAATTACTAATAGTTTTAAAGGCTGCAAACCATAAGAAGTTGCTGTTAAATTAAAGGCTTCTTTTAAGGTTTCTATTTGTGCTGTTGATAAGATTTTTTTAGTATCAAATTTTTTAACGGCATATCGCCATTGTAAACTTTCTATCGAATTCATTTTTTTTATTTAAGGTGTAAAAATAAACGATAAAAATAGTTTGAGAAACGTACCTCTATTGGAAAAATTGATAAGCAAATAAATTTTTTTGTATCTTGAAGCAAAAAAAGATGCACGAAGAATTTCTTTATTATGTTTGGCAGTACAAAATATTTTCGAGTCTTAAGTTACAAACTTCTGATAATAAGGAGATTTCTATTATAAAATCAGGAATGCATAATAAAAATTCAGGGCCCGATTTTTTAAATGCTCAAGTAAAAATAGACAACCAACTTTGGGGTGGAAATGTAGAAATGCATATAAAATCTTCTGATTGGTATTTACATAAACATGAAGAGGATGCTAATTATGATGTGGTTATTTTACATGTAGTTTGGGAGCATGATGTCGATGTTTTTATGAAAAATAACCAGCCTTTACCAACATTGGTGCTCAAAAACTTTGTTTCGAAAGCGCTTTTAGTAAATTATAAAACTTTAATGTATCATCAACAACGTTTTATTCCTTGTGAACGTCAAATTTTAAAAATAGATGAATTTCTTTTAAATAATTGGTTAGAACGATTGTATTTTGAAAGATTAGAACAAAAATCAGGTTTTATTAAAGAGTTATTAGTGCACACAAATACCGATTTTGAAGCTGTTTTATTTCAATTATTAGCTAAAAATTTTGGGTTAAAAGTTAATGGAGATGCTTTTTTACAACTGGCAAATTCTCTTGATTTTTCTGTGGTTAGAAAAGTTTATTTTGATAAAAATCAGCTCACTGCATTGTTTTTTGGTCAAGCAGGATTTTTAGAAGAAGATCTTCCAGAACATTATCATCAACAATTGCAGCAAAACTATCGGTATCTAAAACATAAATATAAATTGTTGCCCATCGCAAAAGAACAGTTTCAATTTTTTAGAATGCGACCTCAAAACTTTCCAACCATTAGAATCGCGCAATTAGCAGCTCTAATTTTTGAACAGCACAATTTGTTTTCAAAATTGATGCATTGTAATAAGAAAGAAGAATTTTAT is a window of Polaribacter litorisediminis DNA encoding:
- a CDS encoding NAD(P)H-dependent oxidoreductase; this encodes MNSIESLQWRYAVKKFDTKKILSTAQIETLKEAFNLTATSYGLQPLKLLVIKNKDIQKELVVHSYNQPQVLEASHLLVICIPKEYSSKEVENYFNLVKKVRATPDSVMNPFKKFLTAEIEKKTQAELFAWNKNQAYLALGNLLTICALEKIDSCPMEGFIPEKYDEVLNLDAQNLTATLALPVGFRADDDYMKDLKKVRKNLEDVIIEIN
- a CDS encoding DUF2851 family protein produces the protein MHEEFLYYVWQYKIFSSLKLQTSDNKEISIIKSGMHNKNSGPDFLNAQVKIDNQLWGGNVEMHIKSSDWYLHKHEEDANYDVVILHVVWEHDVDVFMKNNQPLPTLVLKNFVSKALLVNYKTLMYHQQRFIPCERQILKIDEFLLNNWLERLYFERLEQKSGFIKELLVHTNTDFEAVLFQLLAKNFGLKVNGDAFLQLANSLDFSVVRKVYFDKNQLTALFFGQAGFLEEDLPEHYHQQLQQNYRYLKHKYKLLPIAKEQFQFFRMRPQNFPTIRIAQLAALIFEQHNLFSKLMHCNKKEEFYALFSFEVDAFWKTHFTFESVSKKSAKKLSKSFIDLILINTIIPLKFLYLQRRGEVNEEEIMQLIKQVSSEKNSVISKFSALKIISKNALESQALLELKNNYCSKKRCLQCSIGNTLLKRK